The DNA sequence TGCACATAGAAGGACCGCTATGAAATATTATCTCCCCCTGATTTCCGCCGTTGCTCTCAGCTTGCTCTCCGCTTGCAACAATAATGATGAACCCGAAGTCGTCGGCGGCCCCGCCGATCCGATGGCTCAACAGCTCGCGAATGCCGCACCTGTCGAACTGCCCCCTTCGGTGAAGGTCAGCCGCCAATATCGCTGCAAGGATAACAGCCTCATCTTCATCGACTTCCTGAGCGACGACAAGACCGCGAACCTGCGCACTGAAAAGAACGGCGCACCGACAAAGCTCGTCGCCCCCGAAGCTGGCAAGCCCTTCACGGCCGAAGGCGGCTATTCGGTCGATGGCAGCGGCAAGCAGATCACCGCCACCCTTCCGGGCAAAAGCGGCCTTAGCTGCAAAGCCTGATCAACATTTCCATGTCTTTCACAGGCCGGGCTCAACTGCCCGGCCTTTTTTATTTTCCTATCCTGCCGACCAGTTCGGGTTCACCAACCTCGACGGGGTCGGGACCAAAGCGGTTGGGACCGCGCGTCCCGCTCATGATGAAGAAGACCAGCAAAACCAGGCTTCCGATCAGCGGGAAGAAAATGATCAGCAGCCAAAATCCGCTCCGGTCCGTGTCGTGCAGCCGCCGCACCGCTACTGCGAGCCAGGGGATCAGGATAGCAAGGCCGAACAGGCCGGTGAGCGGCCCTCCCCGCGTGTGATAGCCGGTACTGAACG is a window from the Sphingobium sp. Cam5-1 genome containing:
- a CDS encoding DUF805 domain-containing protein; its protein translation is MEWMLLPLRRYARFSGRARPKEYWMFILFLLLCFIAVGIVEGLLGLSTTEHWVRRGPWSFSTGYHTRGGPLTGLFGLAILIPWLAVAVRRLHDTDRSGFWLLIIFFPLIGSLVLLVFFIMSGTRGPNRFGPDPVEVGEPELVGRIGK